The Desulfovibrio sp. JC010 nucleotide sequence CGGCAGTGAAAAATAGTTTAGTGTAGGTTTTTTGGCCGGGAATGTACCCGGCAGTTTAGTAACCGGAAAGTGTTGATTTATTTTTAAGGAGTAATGTTATGAGTACTATTACCGCAGTATGGGCGAGAGAAATTCTCGACTCCAGAGGTAACCCCACCGTAGAAGTTGAAGTTGTTCTTGAATCCGGCGCCACCGGCCGTGCAGCTGTTCCCTCCGGAGCATCCACCGGTACCCGTGAAGCCCTCGAACTGCGTGACGGCGATAAAGACCGTTACAAAGGTAAAGGCGTACAGGTTGCTGTTGCCAACGTTCGTGAAGAAGTCGCTGAAGCTCTGGTCGGTCAGGATGCCCTGCGTCAGGTTACCATCGATAACATTCTCATCGAGCTGGACGGCACTGAAAACAAGGAACGTCTCGGCGCAAACGCAATGCTCGGCGTTTCCATGGCTGTTGCCCGCGCTGGCGCAAACCTGCTCGGCATTCCCCTTTACCAGTACCTCGGCGGTGTAAACGGCAAGCTCCTGCCTGTTCCCATGATGAACATCATCAACGGTGGCGAGCACGCACCCAACAACCTCGATATTCAGGAATTCATGATCATGCCCATCGGTGCTGAGACCTTCGCTGAAGCTCTGCGCATGGGTGCTGAAATTTTCCACACCCTGAAAGGTCTGCTGGCTGCTGACGGCCACAACACCGCTGTTGGTGACGAAGGCGGCTTCGCGCCGAACCTCGAGTCCCACGCACAGGCTTTCGAATACATCATGAAAGCCATCGAAGCCGCAGGTTACCGTCCCGGTGCTGACGTAGCTCTCGCTATCGACGCAGCTGCTTCCGAATTCTACAAAGACGGCAAGTACGTACTGGCCGGTGAAAACAAGGAATTCGACGCTCAGGGCATGATCGATTTCTACGCTGACTTCGTAGAGCGTTTCCCGCTCATCTCCATTGAAGACGGCCTTGCAGAAGGCGACTGGGAAGGCTGGGTAAAAATGACCGACGATCTCGGTGAAAAAATCCAGCTCGTTGGTGACGACCTTTTCGTAACCAACCCCGAAATCCTTGCTGAAGGTATCGAGCGCGGTGCTTGTAACTCCATTCTGATCAAGCTGAACCAGATCGGTACCCTGACCGAAACCCTCGACACCATGGAACTGGCCAAGACCGCAGGCTACACCAACGTTGTATCCCACCGTTCCGGTGAAACCAGCGACCACTTCATCGCTGACCTCGCAGTAGGTCTGAACGCAGGCCAGATCAAGACCGGCTCTCTGTGCCGCTCCGACCGTCTCGCCAAGTACAACCAGCTGCTGCGCATCGAGGAAGACCTCGAAGATGATGGCATCTACTACGGTCCCGCTCTGAAGGAAGCTTTCTTCGGCGAAGACTAGGAACAGCTAGACTGTTTAGTTTATTACAGGGCTGCGGGGTTATCTCCGCAGCCCTTTTTGTGTATATGGTATGTTAGTTTTTATGTTGGCGGGGGAATAGTGTATTGTCTTCTTGCCAGTGGGTGAAAATTACAATATGCCTTTTTCACCCACAGGCCCAAAACAGCGGAGAAATTTCAATGCAGATTTTGAATGGTAAAGAAACAGCTCTTACTATTCGTGAAGAGCTGAAAGTAGAGATAGACGGACTTAAAGAAAAACACGGCCGCGCGCCCGGTCTGGCCGTTATTCTGGTCGGCGAGGACCCGGCATCTCAGGTTTACGTGCGCAACAAGGAAATCGCCTGCGAAAAAGCGGGTATTGTTTCCACTGCCCACCGTATTGATGCGTCCGTTTCTCAGGAAGATCTGGAAGCCCTGATCCAGAAGCTCAACGCAGACGAGACCATCGACGGTATTTTGCTGCAGCTGCCCCTGCCCAAGGGACTGGACAGCCAGCGTTGCCTCGAACTTATCGATCCCGGCAAGGACGTGGACGGTTTCCATCCCATGAACGTAGGCAAGCTCATGCTCGGCCTGCCCGGTTTCCGTTCATGTACTCCCGCAGGTATCATGACCCTGCTGGAACGTTACAACCTGCCCACCTCCGGCAAGAAAGCCGTAGTGGTAGGCCGTTCCAACATCGTCGGTAAGCCTCTTGCCATGATGCTTATGCAGTACGGTGATTTCGCAAACGCCACCGTGACTGTCTGTCATTCCCGCACCGACAACC carries:
- the eno gene encoding phosphopyruvate hydratase translates to MSTITAVWAREILDSRGNPTVEVEVVLESGATGRAAVPSGASTGTREALELRDGDKDRYKGKGVQVAVANVREEVAEALVGQDALRQVTIDNILIELDGTENKERLGANAMLGVSMAVARAGANLLGIPLYQYLGGVNGKLLPVPMMNIINGGEHAPNNLDIQEFMIMPIGAETFAEALRMGAEIFHTLKGLLAADGHNTAVGDEGGFAPNLESHAQAFEYIMKAIEAAGYRPGADVALAIDAAASEFYKDGKYVLAGENKEFDAQGMIDFYADFVERFPLISIEDGLAEGDWEGWVKMTDDLGEKIQLVGDDLFVTNPEILAEGIERGACNSILIKLNQIGTLTETLDTMELAKTAGYTNVVSHRSGETSDHFIADLAVGLNAGQIKTGSLCRSDRLAKYNQLLRIEEDLEDDGIYYGPALKEAFFGED
- the folD gene encoding bifunctional methylenetetrahydrofolate dehydrogenase/methenyltetrahydrofolate cyclohydrolase FolD, which translates into the protein MQILNGKETALTIREELKVEIDGLKEKHGRAPGLAVILVGEDPASQVYVRNKEIACEKAGIVSTAHRIDASVSQEDLEALIQKLNADETIDGILLQLPLPKGLDSQRCLELIDPGKDVDGFHPMNVGKLMLGLPGFRSCTPAGIMTLLERYNLPTSGKKAVVVGRSNIVGKPLAMMLMQYGDFANATVTVCHSRTDNLAEEVKVADFVFAAIGIAKFIKKDMVKDGAVVVDVGINRTDEGLVGDCDYAALEDVASAMTPVPGGVGPMTIAQLLINTVQAYKEHVGA